The following proteins come from a genomic window of Edaphobacter sp. 4G125:
- the rseP gene encoding RIP metalloprotease RseP: MSTIIQLGIVLGIMVLVHEFGHFAVAKLCGIRVETFSIGFGKRLFGFRRGDTDYRLSLLPLGGYVKMAGDNPGEAPTDPGDFNAHPRWQRILVALAGPFANFILAFGLMTGVSMLHNEVQEYISGPALTDYIPVNTPASRTGIHSGDLIVHYDTIESPSWDQVAVRSLLNINQNIAFSYLHDGQRVNTRLFVEAKEGADNFSLDRLGLIPKMQNVPVQVDSLEPNMPAARAGLKPGDQIASIDGLQLHSVPALLAFLQDQAGKPASLLVLREGRTVPLEITPQLAEVGDGSKDYRLGFRPVQPPVKVERLPFGKAMVASWEYNKKGSMLIVEVLKRMFTRQVSVRSLSGPIGIGQQIHQAASMPGWMPLVGLMAYISLNLGIFNLLPIPILDGGMILFLTVESIMRRDLNQQLKERVYQVAFVCILVFAAMVIFNDITKLDIFNKVKP, from the coding sequence ATGTCCACTATCATTCAACTCGGTATCGTGCTCGGCATTATGGTCCTTGTGCACGAGTTCGGCCATTTTGCCGTCGCCAAGCTCTGCGGTATCCGGGTTGAAACCTTCTCCATTGGCTTCGGAAAGCGCCTCTTTGGCTTCCGCCGCGGTGATACCGACTATCGCCTCTCGCTTCTTCCTCTTGGCGGGTACGTCAAGATGGCCGGGGACAACCCCGGTGAAGCTCCGACGGATCCGGGCGACTTCAATGCCCATCCTCGATGGCAACGTATCCTGGTCGCGCTTGCCGGCCCCTTCGCCAACTTCATCCTCGCATTCGGCCTGATGACCGGCGTCTCCATGTTGCACAATGAGGTGCAGGAATACATCTCCGGCCCCGCCCTCACCGACTACATCCCGGTCAACACCCCGGCTTCGCGCACCGGAATCCATTCCGGCGACCTGATCGTTCATTACGATACGATCGAAAGCCCCAGTTGGGACCAGGTTGCAGTCCGTTCCCTGCTCAACATCAATCAGAACATTGCCTTCTCGTACCTACACGATGGGCAGCGAGTGAATACCAGGCTCTTCGTCGAGGCCAAAGAGGGAGCCGACAACTTCTCTCTCGACAGGCTCGGCCTCATCCCCAAGATGCAGAATGTTCCGGTCCAGGTCGATTCTCTGGAACCCAACATGCCTGCCGCTCGCGCTGGCCTCAAGCCCGGCGATCAGATTGCCTCTATCGACGGTCTCCAACTCCACTCCGTTCCAGCTCTGCTCGCCTTCCTGCAGGACCAGGCCGGCAAGCCCGCCTCACTGCTTGTCCTTCGCGAAGGCCGCACCGTTCCCCTGGAAATCACACCGCAGCTTGCTGAAGTTGGAGACGGCTCCAAAGACTACCGCCTCGGTTTCCGTCCTGTACAACCTCCCGTCAAGGTGGAGCGGCTCCCCTTCGGCAAGGCCATGGTCGCGTCGTGGGAGTACAACAAGAAAGGCTCGATGCTGATCGTCGAGGTCCTCAAGCGGATGTTCACCCGCCAGGTCTCCGTACGCTCGCTCTCCGGCCCTATCGGAATCGGCCAACAGATCCATCAGGCGGCATCGATGCCCGGCTGGATGCCTCTGGTCGGCCTGATGGCTTATATCTCGCTTAATCTCGGTATCTTCAATCTGCTTCCCATTCCGATCCTCGACGGTGGAATGATCCTCTTCCTCACGGTGGAATCCATCATGCGCCGTGATCTGAACCAGCAGCTTAAGGAGCGCGTCTATCAGGTCGCCTTTGTCTGTATCCTGGTCTTCGCTGCGATGGTCATCTTCAATGACATCACCAAGCTGGATATCTTCAACAAGGTCAAACCATAG